A single window of Solenopsis invicta isolate M01_SB chromosome 3, UNIL_Sinv_3.0, whole genome shotgun sequence DNA harbors:
- the LOC105204498 gene encoding tigger transposable element-derived protein 6: MVRTYKRIVGKGGRATVDLDRLREALKAVTEDHMTLREAANKFKVNYVSIHRRLKFPDTQNKAGRTTALTHSTEIRICKRLIICAEWGYPLTMLELQQLISQFLADNNIEVPRFTNNIPGTDYLRGFLKRHRDTLTFRLCQNIKRKRAAVNAEIVTEYYDELAKSLKGVPVENIFNYDETNFSDDPGEQKVLCKRKAKYVERIMNNSKTAHSVMFCGNALGQMLPIYVVYKATNMYDSWMSGGPPQTRFNRTKNGWFDKVTFEDWIKTIVIPALRRLDGIKILIGDNLSSHLSLEVIRLCELHSIKFVFLPSNSTHLLQPLDVAVYAPLKHYWRTILTDWKKSSGMIATTVSKSVFPSLLTKLMDKATPTLKANVISGFRKCGIHPLNLIEMLSRLPKAPETPQQNGPNVEEALDNSFIAFMQSLQPTEQPAQQQKRSRKSLRAKVFLSKIC, translated from the coding sequence ATGGTAAGAACGTACAAAAGGATCGTCGGCAAAGGAGGCAGAGCGACAGTCGACTTGGATAGGCTACGCGAAGCGCTAAAGGCGGTCACGGAAGACCATATGACACTACGTGAAGCAGCAaacaaatttaaagtaaattacgTTAGCATTCATCGTCGATTAAAATTTCCCGACACACAAAATAAAGCAGGTAGAACCACAGCACTAACACATTCAACTGAGATCAGAATTTGTAAACGTTTGATTATTTGTGCTGAATGGGGATATCCGTTGACAATGTTGGAATTGCAACAATTGATTTCTCAATTTCTGGCAGATAATAACATCGAAGTGCCACGATTTACAAACAACATTCCAGGAACTGACTATTTGCGTGGGTTTTTGAAGCGCCACCGCGACACTCTAACCTTTCGGTTGTgccaaaatattaaaagaaaacgtGCCGCCGTGAACGCAGAGATCGTTACGGAGTATTACGATGAATTAGCCAAATCATTAAAGGGAGTTCCTGTCgaaaacattttcaattatgatgaaacaaatttcagcgATGACCCCGGTGAACAAAAAGTCTTGTGCAAACGAAAGGCGAAATACGTTGAAAGAATTATGAACAATTCGAAAACCGCCCACTCAGTAATGTTTTGTGGAAATGCTCTTGGTCAAATGCTGCCGATCTATGTCGTGTATAAGGCTACCAATATGTATGATTCTTGGATGTCAGGTGGGCCTCCACAAACGCGATTTAACCGAACGAAGAATGGATGGTTCGATAAAGTCACCTTCGAAGATTGGATTAAAACTATCGTGATTCCTGCGCTTCGACGCCTTGACGGCATTAAAATTCTAATTGGCGACAATTTGTCGTCTCATTTGTCGCTGGAAGTCATTCGCCTTTGCGAATTGCATTccataaaatttgtatttttgccGTCAAATTCCACGCATCTACTGCAGCCATTAGATGTGGCCGTGTATGCGCCATTAAAGCATTACTGGCGTACAATACTCACTGATTGGAAGAAATCGTCTGGGATGATCGCTACTACGGTTTCCAAAAGCGTATTTCCATCGCTTCTCACGAAGCTGATGGACAAAGCGACTCCAACACTTAAGGCAAATGTCATCAGTGGTTTCCGTAAATGCGGCATACATCCACTGAATTTAATAGAGATGTTGAGCCGTCTGCCAAAAGCGCCTGAAACTCCGCAACAGAACGGACCAAACGTAGAAGAAGCTCTAGACAACAGTTTTATCGCTTTCATGCAATCGCTGCAACCAACCGAGCAGCCTGCACAGCAACAAAAAAGAAGCAGAAAGTCGCTGCGGGCAAAAGTGTTTCTGTCGAAGATTTGTTAA